A single genomic interval of Buchnera aphidicola str. Bp (Baizongia pistaciae) harbors:
- a CDS encoding TusE/DsrC/DsvC family sulfur relay protein, producing the protein MNYIPDWNEELAKKIAKSEFINMTPDHWEIIYIIRNFYLNFNLAPSIRILIKTLEKMKYNKKKCSSRYLLKLFPKNPIKQASKIAGVPKTNDCI; encoded by the coding sequence ATGAACTATATACCCGATTGGAATGAAGAATTAGCAAAAAAGATTGCAAAATCAGAATTTATAAACATGACACCAGATCATTGGGAAATAATATACATTATAAGAAATTTTTATCTAAATTTTAATCTAGCACCTTCTATAAGAATATTAATAAAAACACTAGAAAAAATGAAATATAATAAAAAAAAATGTTCAAGTAGATATTTATTAAAACTATTTCCTAAAAATCCTATTAAACAAGCTAGTAAAATTGCAGGAGTTCCAAAAACTAATGATTGTATATAA